A stretch of the Streptococcus suis genome encodes the following:
- a CDS encoding arginine repressor has protein sequence MNKRERLEVIKDLVVRFPIDTQEEIVDRLEAMGVHATQATVSRDIKELGIIKVPAKDKGYIYGLSKGSGQKNKTSKLLKYDSMGQMLNLVLVPGSTAVFKRQILEQFEECLFSVIADDDSILIILKDSDMMPQIVQSIRSW, from the coding sequence ATGAATAAACGAGAACGATTAGAAGTCATTAAAGATTTGGTAGTTCGATTTCCGATTGATACACAGGAAGAAATTGTTGACCGACTTGAAGCTATGGGTGTTCATGCCACACAGGCAACGGTCTCTCGTGATATTAAGGAATTGGGCATTATTAAGGTACCTGCTAAGGATAAGGGCTATATTTATGGCTTATCAAAGGGTAGTGGGCAAAAGAATAAGACATCAAAGCTATTAAAGTATGATTCCATGGGGCAGATGCTAAATTTGGTCTTGGTTCCTGGCAGTACTGCAGTTTTCAAGCGCCAAATTTTGGAGCAGTTCGAAGAATGTCTTTTTAGTGTCATTGCAGATGATGATAGCATTTTAATCATTCTAAAGGACAGTGATATGATGCCTCAAATAGTTCAATCCATTAGAAGTTGGTAG
- a CDS encoding exodeoxyribonuclease VII large subunit, translated as MVEYLSVSHLTKYLKLKFDRDPYLERVYLTGQVSNFRKRPSHQYFSLKDDKAVIQATMWAGVYKQLGFELEEGMKINAVGRVQLYEPSGSYSIVIEKAEPDGIGALAIKFEQLKQALTQEGLFKQEFKQELPRFTKKIGVITSPSGAVIQDIITTVSRRFPGVEILLYPTKVQGDGAAQEVVANIQRANERDDLDVLIVGRGGGSIEDLWAFNEEVVVRAIFESRIPIISSVGHETDTTLADFVADRRAATPTAAAELATPVTKADLLGYLNQQENRAYQAMGNRLKFLRGQLEKISQSVMFRQPERLYDGYLQKLDRLTNQLQMRMKEVYSQQKQASLLLNQRLLGMQLGRKVESFKERIIQQERLLKNNMTNIYNHKLAKADKLIEALTMLDTSRIVARGYAMVLQDGRVIDSVENVQMGENLTIQMKNGQLDVEVKHVQTDENI; from the coding sequence ATGGTTGAATATTTATCGGTTAGTCATCTAACGAAGTATTTGAAATTAAAATTTGACCGAGATCCGTACTTGGAGAGGGTCTACTTGACAGGTCAGGTATCTAACTTCCGCAAACGACCTTCCCATCAATATTTTTCGCTCAAGGATGATAAGGCGGTCATTCAGGCGACGATGTGGGCGGGTGTTTATAAACAGTTGGGCTTTGAACTTGAAGAGGGAATGAAAATCAACGCTGTCGGACGTGTCCAGCTTTATGAACCGAGTGGTTCCTATTCCATTGTCATTGAGAAAGCTGAGCCAGATGGTATTGGTGCTTTAGCAATAAAGTTTGAACAGCTGAAACAAGCTCTGACACAGGAAGGATTGTTCAAGCAAGAGTTTAAGCAGGAGTTGCCTCGGTTTACCAAGAAAATTGGGGTCATTACTAGTCCGAGCGGAGCTGTTATTCAGGATATTATTACGACAGTCAGCAGGCGATTTCCTGGAGTGGAAATACTTCTCTATCCTACAAAGGTTCAAGGAGATGGTGCCGCTCAGGAGGTTGTTGCCAATATACAAAGAGCCAATGAACGGGATGATTTGGATGTTCTGATTGTTGGTCGTGGTGGTGGCTCAATTGAGGACCTCTGGGCATTCAATGAGGAAGTAGTCGTTCGGGCAATTTTTGAATCCCGTATTCCTATTATTTCTAGTGTCGGTCATGAAACCGATACAACCCTGGCAGATTTTGTAGCAGATCGCAGAGCAGCCACCCCGACAGCTGCAGCAGAATTGGCAACACCTGTGACCAAGGCAGACCTGCTGGGCTATCTCAATCAGCAGGAAAATAGAGCCTATCAGGCCATGGGAAATCGATTGAAATTCTTAAGAGGTCAGCTTGAAAAAATTAGCCAGTCAGTCATGTTTCGTCAGCCTGAACGCTTGTATGATGGTTATTTACAAAAATTAGACCGCTTGACCAATCAATTGCAAATGCGTATGAAAGAAGTATATAGCCAGCAGAAACAGGCTAGTCTCTTGCTAAATCAGCGGCTATTAGGGATGCAACTTGGTCGTAAAGTAGAGAGCTTCAAAGAGAGAATCATCCAGCAGGAACGACTCTTGAAAAACAATATGACGAACATCTATAACCATAAACTGGCTAAGGCGGATAAATTGATTGAGGCCTTGACCATGCTGGATACTAGCCGTATTGTGGCTCGAGGCTATGCGATGGTTTTACAAGATGGGCGAGTCATAGATAGTGTAGAAAACGTACAAATGGGTGAGAATCTAACCATTCAAATGAAGAATGGTCAACTTGATGTGGAGGTAAAGCATGTCCAAACAGACGAAAACATTTGA
- a CDS encoding DegV family protein has translation MSTVKIVTDSSTTIEPQLVEELGITVVPLSVMIDGVLYSDSNLKEGEFLNLMRNSKNLPKTSQPPVGLFAETFSDLAKDGSQIIAIVLSHALSGTVEAARQGGVLSGVDVTVVDSTFTDQAAKFQVVEAARLAKEGASKEEILAAIERVRTKTELYIGVSTLENLVKGGRIGRVTGLISSLLNIRVIMEMKNHQLEPVVKGRGAKTFKKWLDEFINKIADKKIAEIGISYAGGPEFANEMKEKLQPYVQAPISVLETGSIIQTHTGEDAWAILVHYE, from the coding sequence ATGTCAACAGTCAAGATTGTAACGGATTCGAGCACCACTATTGAACCGCAACTGGTGGAAGAATTAGGGATTACGGTAGTGCCATTATCTGTCATGATAGACGGAGTTTTGTACTCAGATAGCAATTTGAAAGAAGGCGAATTTCTTAACTTGATGAGAAATTCAAAAAATTTGCCCAAGACCAGTCAGCCACCGGTTGGTTTATTTGCAGAGACATTTTCAGACTTGGCAAAAGATGGTAGTCAGATTATTGCAATTGTTTTGTCACATGCATTATCTGGTACTGTTGAAGCAGCTCGTCAAGGAGGAGTCCTTTCGGGAGTAGATGTGACAGTTGTCGACTCAACGTTTACTGACCAAGCCGCTAAGTTCCAAGTTGTTGAAGCAGCTCGTCTTGCAAAAGAGGGAGCCAGTAAAGAAGAGATTCTTGCAGCTATTGAAAGAGTGCGGACAAAAACGGAGCTCTATATTGGTGTCTCCACTCTTGAAAACTTGGTAAAAGGTGGTAGAATTGGTCGTGTTACAGGACTAATCAGTTCATTACTTAACATTCGTGTGATTATGGAAATGAAAAACCATCAGCTAGAGCCAGTTGTTAAGGGACGTGGAGCAAAAACGTTTAAAAAATGGCTCGATGAGTTTATCAATAAGATTGCGGATAAGAAAATTGCTGAAATTGGTATTTCCTATGCAGGTGGCCCAGAGTTTGCTAATGAAATGAAAGAAAAATTACAGCCCTATGTTCAAGCTCCCATTTCAGTTTTAGAAACAGGTTCTATTATTCAGACCCATACAGGGGAAGATGCTTGGGCCATTCTAGTGCACTATGAATAA
- a CDS encoding HD domain-containing protein codes for MDQAQIVQNVAKYVEEKMIGEGSGHDWWHIVRVRNMAERIAEAEGGNLFICQIAALVHDLADDKLVDDEKQALEDIRQLLSHQGCSESDIEAIMDIIQNMSFKGGQAHQRPLSLEGKIVQDADRLDAIGAIGIARTMAYSGNKNRVIHIPNLKVREDMTVEEYRSTNGSAITHFYEKLLKLKDLMNTETGKNLAHGRHDFLELYLQQFYQEWDGKR; via the coding sequence ATGGACCAGGCACAAATTGTACAAAACGTCGCAAAATATGTTGAAGAAAAAATGATAGGAGAAGGTAGTGGTCATGATTGGTGGCACATTGTCCGAGTTCGAAATATGGCTGAGCGAATAGCAGAAGCGGAAGGTGGAAATCTATTTATCTGTCAGATAGCGGCCTTGGTTCATGACTTAGCTGATGATAAATTAGTTGATGATGAGAAACAGGCATTGGAAGACATTCGTCAGCTACTATCTCATCAAGGTTGTTCCGAGTCTGATATTGAAGCGATTATGGATATTATTCAAAATATGTCCTTTAAAGGTGGGCAAGCTCATCAGAGGCCCCTTAGTTTAGAAGGTAAGATTGTACAAGATGCTGACCGCTTGGATGCGATAGGTGCAATAGGAATTGCTCGGACAATGGCTTACTCTGGCAATAAAAATCGGGTGATTCATATTCCAAATTTGAAGGTGCGTGAGGATATGACGGTAGAAGAATATCGTTCCACTAATGGCTCTGCTATTACCCATTTTTATGAAAAACTACTGAAGTTAAAAGACTTGATGAATACTGAAACAGGGAAAAACCTAGCTCATGGCCGCCATGATTTTCTGGAACTGTATTTGCAACAATTTTATCAGGAGTGGGATGGAAAACGTTAA
- a CDS encoding amino acid ABC transporter ATP-binding protein has translation MAEVIISIKGLHKYFGDNEVLKGIDLDIQQGEVVVIIGPSGSGKSTFLRTMNLLEVPTKGNVTFEGVDITDKSNDIFKMREKMGMVFQQFNLFPNMTVLENITLSPIKTKGMKKADAEKKAMDLLAKVGLPDKATAYPQSLSGGQQQRIAIARGLAMDPDVLLFDEPTSALDPEMVGEVLSVMQDLAKSGMTMVIVTHEMGFAREVADRVIFMDGGVIVEDGTPEDVFEHTREERTKDFLSKIL, from the coding sequence ATGGCAGAGGTTATTATTTCTATTAAGGGTTTGCACAAATACTTCGGAGATAATGAAGTGTTAAAGGGTATTGATTTGGATATCCAACAGGGAGAAGTTGTTGTAATTATCGGTCCATCAGGTTCTGGGAAATCAACATTTCTACGGACAATGAACCTTTTAGAGGTGCCTACTAAGGGAAATGTTACATTTGAAGGTGTCGATATCACTGATAAGTCAAATGATATCTTTAAGATGCGTGAAAAAATGGGGATGGTATTTCAACAATTTAATCTCTTCCCTAATATGACAGTCTTGGAAAATATTACCTTATCACCAATTAAGACAAAGGGAATGAAGAAGGCTGATGCTGAGAAGAAAGCCATGGACCTACTGGCTAAGGTTGGGCTACCAGATAAGGCGACTGCTTATCCACAGAGTTTATCAGGTGGGCAACAGCAACGTATTGCAATTGCTCGCGGATTGGCAATGGATCCAGATGTCTTGCTTTTTGATGAGCCTACGTCTGCCTTGGACCCTGAGATGGTCGGTGAGGTCTTATCGGTTATGCAGGATTTGGCTAAATCGGGAATGACCATGGTGATTGTAACCCACGAAATGGGTTTTGCAAGAGAAGTTGCTGATCGTGTCATCTTTATGGATGGAGGAGTAATCGTTGAAGATGGAACTCCTGAAGATGTGTTCGAACACACGAGAGAAGAACGGACGAAAGATTTCTTATCGAAAATCCTATAA
- a CDS encoding TlyA family RNA methyltransferase, whose protein sequence is MAKERVDVLAYKQGLFETREQAKRGVMAGLVVSVINGERYDKPGEKIDEGIELKLKGEKLKYVSRGGLKLEKALQVFQLSVGGQITIDIGASTGGFTDVMLQAGAKQVYAVDVGTNQLAWKLRQDERVISMEQYNFRYAELGDFELGQPSFASIDVSFISLSLILPALHRILVDGGQVVALVKPQFEAGREQIGKNGIVKDKSVHLKVLEDVTAMAIENGYSVKALSFSPVQGGHGNIEFLAHLEKSIQPSTIAKEELTKVVYQAHEEFKKDE, encoded by the coding sequence ATGGCTAAGGAAAGAGTAGATGTATTAGCTTATAAACAGGGGCTTTTCGAGACGAGAGAGCAGGCCAAACGTGGTGTTATGGCTGGATTGGTCGTATCGGTCATCAATGGTGAACGTTACGATAAACCCGGTGAGAAGATTGATGAGGGAATCGAACTTAAACTCAAGGGGGAAAAACTCAAATATGTCAGCCGCGGTGGTCTCAAATTGGAGAAAGCCTTGCAGGTTTTCCAATTATCGGTTGGGGGGCAAATAACAATTGATATTGGGGCATCAACAGGTGGATTTACGGATGTTATGTTGCAGGCTGGTGCTAAGCAGGTTTATGCAGTAGATGTCGGTACCAATCAACTCGCTTGGAAATTGCGTCAGGATGAGCGCGTGATTAGTATGGAACAGTACAATTTCCGCTATGCTGAGTTGGGAGATTTCGAACTTGGTCAACCAAGTTTTGCATCTATTGACGTCAGCTTTATTTCACTGAGTCTGATTTTGCCAGCACTCCATCGTATATTAGTGGATGGTGGTCAGGTTGTAGCCTTGGTCAAACCACAATTTGAGGCAGGACGTGAGCAGATTGGGAAAAATGGCATTGTCAAGGATAAATCCGTTCACTTGAAAGTATTGGAAGATGTTACAGCAATGGCTATCGAAAATGGCTATTCAGTTAAGGCACTTAGTTTCTCTCCAGTTCAAGGAGGTCATGGGAATATCGAATTCCTGGCTCACCTAGAGAAATCCATTCAACCAAGTACGATTGCAAAAGAGGAATTAACAAAAGTAGTTTATCAAGCACACGAGGAATTTAAAAAGGATGAATAA
- a CDS encoding GDSL family lipase, whose protein sequence is MNNRKIIQALVFFFLSLLLSIFLANLVIPKASSKLTAEDSTKVEQPSLYYLAVGDSLTEGVGDTTGQGGFATLLANSFTNEFGYQVTYRNFGISGNTSSQIYKRMKEDSDLAEALKDADVMTLTVGGNDLRKVILKNFTNLDVSTFDKPATEYGKRLEKIIRRARENNPNLPIYVIGIYNPFYLNFPELTDMQLVVDKWNQETESRTRKFSGVYFVPINDLLYKGLEGEQGVSVNTSKIANNLLYGEDSFHPNNTGYEIIKQAVMEKIRVTKEEWKNK, encoded by the coding sequence ATGAATAATCGAAAAATTATTCAGGCCCTTGTTTTCTTTTTTCTGAGTTTATTGCTTTCTATTTTTCTCGCAAATTTGGTAATTCCAAAGGCTAGTTCAAAGTTGACTGCAGAAGATAGTACAAAAGTCGAACAACCATCCCTTTACTATCTTGCCGTAGGTGATTCGTTGACAGAAGGAGTTGGTGATACAACTGGTCAGGGAGGTTTTGCTACTTTACTAGCAAACTCATTTACAAATGAGTTTGGTTATCAGGTGACCTACCGAAATTTTGGGATTTCAGGCAATACTAGTAGCCAGATTTACAAGCGAATGAAAGAGGACTCAGATTTAGCAGAAGCATTAAAAGACGCAGATGTGATGACCCTTACTGTTGGTGGCAATGATTTGCGGAAGGTTATATTAAAAAATTTTACCAATTTGGATGTCTCAACTTTTGATAAACCAGCAACAGAGTATGGTAAACGGCTTGAAAAGATTATTCGTCGTGCTCGTGAAAACAATCCCAACCTTCCTATTTATGTTATTGGAATTTATAATCCCTTCTATTTGAATTTTCCGGAACTGACAGATATGCAATTGGTTGTGGATAAATGGAATCAAGAAACAGAATCACGAACTAGGAAATTCTCAGGGGTTTACTTTGTGCCTATCAATGATTTATTGTATAAGGGCTTAGAAGGGGAACAAGGAGTTAGTGTGAATACTTCTAAGATAGCAAATAATTTACTATATGGGGAAGACAGTTTTCACCCTAATAACACGGGATATGAAATTATAAAGCAAGCAGTAATGGAGAAAATTCGTGTCACAAAAGAAGAATGGAAAAATAAATAG
- a CDS encoding exodeoxyribonuclease VII small subunit: MSKQTKTFEENLAELEGIVTKLERGDVALEEALAEFQKGMVLSKDLQKTLAEAEKTLVKVIQADGSEAELG; the protein is encoded by the coding sequence ATGTCCAAACAGACGAAAACATTTGAAGAAAATTTAGCTGAATTAGAAGGTATCGTAACCAAATTGGAACGAGGAGATGTGGCTTTGGAAGAAGCACTTGCTGAGTTTCAAAAAGGGATGGTCCTATCGAAAGACCTACAAAAGACGTTAGCAGAAGCTGAAAAGACCTTGGTTAAGGTCATACAGGCGGATGGTAGTGAAGCGGAGCTTGGTTAA
- a CDS encoding polyprenyl synthetase family protein, translating to MVANKLHILEETMADFYQPQVAERLNQSVLYSLQAGGKRIRPLLLLTVLESFGIELQPAHYQVAACVELIHTGSLIHDDLPAMDDDDFRRGRLTNHKAYDEATAILAGDSLFLDPFGFLAQVHLPAETIVALVRELSQASGTFGMVAGQVLDMAGEGQSLSLEQLQTIHANKTGKLLTFAFVAAGLIAGQTDAIIHHLQNAGQLVGLAFQVRDDILDVTATFEEIGKTPQKDLLAEKSTYPALMGLEASKVFLEDTLNQAISELDQVAKLVPFSTKEIKEIIESLRING from the coding sequence ATGGTAGCTAACAAATTGCATATCCTAGAGGAAACCATGGCTGACTTTTACCAGCCTCAAGTGGCTGAACGACTCAACCAATCGGTCCTTTACTCGCTACAAGCTGGTGGCAAACGGATTCGCCCCCTGCTCTTGTTGACTGTATTGGAGTCTTTTGGGATAGAGTTGCAGCCTGCTCATTATCAAGTGGCAGCATGCGTAGAGTTGATTCATACTGGGAGTTTAATTCATGATGACTTGCCTGCTATGGACGATGATGATTTCCGTCGTGGACGTTTGACCAATCACAAGGCTTATGATGAAGCAACTGCAATTTTAGCTGGTGATAGTCTCTTTTTAGATCCTTTTGGATTTTTGGCTCAAGTTCATTTACCTGCTGAGACAATCGTTGCTCTCGTGAGAGAGCTTTCTCAGGCATCTGGGACCTTTGGAATGGTTGCTGGCCAAGTGTTGGATATGGCTGGTGAAGGGCAGTCTCTGTCCTTGGAGCAATTACAAACCATTCATGCCAATAAAACTGGGAAATTATTGACATTTGCTTTTGTAGCAGCTGGTTTGATTGCTGGTCAGACAGATGCGATTATCCACCATTTGCAAAATGCTGGTCAGCTTGTCGGTCTAGCCTTTCAAGTCCGGGATGATATTTTGGATGTGACAGCCACTTTTGAGGAAATCGGAAAAACACCCCAAAAAGATTTATTGGCTGAGAAATCTACCTACCCTGCCCTAATGGGCTTGGAAGCCTCAAAAGTTTTTCTAGAGGACACCCTGAATCAAGCAATCAGCGAGCTAGATCAAGTGGCTAAACTAGTCCCATTTTCAACAAAAGAAATCAAAGAAATCATAGAAAGTTTACGAATTAATGGCTAA
- a CDS encoding bifunctional methylenetetrahydrofolate dehydrogenase/methenyltetrahydrofolate cyclohydrolase, which translates to MTVIDGKALAAKMQVALAEKTAQLKAEKGLIPGLVVILVGENPASQVYVRNKERSALAAGFKSEVVRVPDTISEKELLALIERYNQDSEWHGILVQLPLPVHISEEKVLLAIDPDKDVDGFHPTNMGKFWSGHPVMIPSTPAGIMEMFKEYQIELEGKTAVVIGRSNIVGKPMAQLLLDANATVTIAHSRTKNLPELARQADILVVAIGRGHFVTKEFVKPGAVVIDVGMNRDANGKLIGDVQYDEVAEVASYITPVPGGVGPMTITMLMEQTYEACVRSEKY; encoded by the coding sequence ATGACAGTCATTGATGGTAAGGCATTAGCAGCAAAAATGCAAGTAGCTTTAGCAGAGAAAACAGCTCAATTGAAGGCAGAAAAAGGATTGATTCCGGGACTTGTAGTGATTTTAGTGGGTGAAAATCCAGCAAGTCAGGTCTATGTACGGAATAAAGAACGTTCAGCCTTAGCAGCAGGGTTTAAGAGCGAAGTAGTACGAGTACCAGATACGATTTCTGAGAAGGAGCTCTTGGCATTAATCGAACGCTATAATCAAGATTCTGAATGGCATGGTATTTTAGTCCAGTTGCCTTTACCTGTCCATATCAGTGAGGAAAAGGTTTTATTGGCAATTGATCCAGATAAGGATGTAGATGGTTTCCATCCGACTAATATGGGGAAATTCTGGTCAGGACATCCAGTTATGATTCCTTCAACACCAGCAGGGATTATGGAGATGTTCAAAGAATATCAGATCGAGCTAGAAGGAAAAACGGCTGTGGTTATCGGTCGTTCAAACATTGTTGGGAAGCCGATGGCGCAGTTGCTTTTAGATGCAAATGCGACTGTCACGATTGCTCATTCTCGGACAAAAAATCTGCCAGAATTAGCTAGACAAGCTGATATTCTTGTCGTTGCCATTGGGCGTGGACATTTTGTTACCAAGGAATTTGTCAAACCAGGGGCAGTGGTGATTGATGTTGGTATGAACCGAGATGCAAATGGCAAGCTGATTGGTGATGTCCAGTATGATGAAGTAGCAGAAGTTGCAAGCTACATCACACCAGTCCCAGGAGGAGTTGGTCCAATGACCATTACCATGCTGATGGAACAGACATATGAAGCTTGTGTCAGAAGTGAAAAGTACTAG
- the recN gene encoding DNA repair protein RecN produces the protein MLLEVSIKNFAIIEHVSLNFEKGMTILSGETGAGKSIIIDAMNLMLGARATTDVIRHGAPKAEIEGLFSFENSRAVKQVLTDQGIEVADELIIRREILQNGRSVSRVNGQMVNLSVLKQIGQHLVDIHGQHDQEELMKAQYHIQLLDSFGDDEFWNLKEDYQTQFEAYRQLRKRVAEKRKNEEEHKARIEMLEYQIAEIEAANLAVGEDRQLQQERDKLLNHKQIADTLANSYALLDNEEFSSLNNLRSAMSDLQSLEEFDPEYKLLSTSLTEAYYVVEDVAKRLSDIVDALDFDGNRLLQLESRLDLLNTITKKYGGTVDDVLAYFEKITEEYNLLTGNTVSDEDLENHVKLLEKDVISLANQLSSARHDLAQQLEYVIRQELQDLYMDKAQFQVRFTKGKFNSEGNEAIEFYISTNPGEDFKPLVRVASGGELSRLMLAIKSAFARKEGKTSIVFDEVDTGVSGRVAQAIAQKIHKIGQFGQVLAISHLPQVIAIADYQFYIEKVSDDHSTVSRVRLLSPEERIEEIAKMLAGDRVTDAAREQAKQLLK, from the coding sequence ATGTTACTAGAGGTTTCGATAAAAAATTTCGCGATTATTGAGCATGTTTCATTGAATTTTGAAAAAGGGATGACCATCTTGTCTGGTGAAACTGGTGCTGGGAAGTCCATTATTATTGATGCGATGAATTTGATGCTGGGTGCGCGTGCAACGACAGATGTGATTCGACATGGAGCTCCGAAAGCTGAAATTGAAGGGTTGTTTTCGTTTGAAAATAGCAGAGCAGTGAAGCAGGTTTTGACTGACCAAGGGATTGAGGTTGCAGATGAGTTGATTATTCGCCGCGAAATCCTTCAAAATGGGCGTTCAGTTAGCCGTGTAAATGGGCAAATGGTAAACCTATCTGTTTTGAAGCAAATTGGCCAACATTTAGTAGATATCCATGGTCAGCATGACCAAGAAGAACTCATGAAAGCCCAATACCATATTCAACTGCTGGATAGTTTTGGGGATGATGAGTTTTGGAACTTAAAAGAAGACTATCAAACACAATTTGAAGCCTATCGTCAACTCAGAAAGAGAGTTGCTGAGAAGCGTAAGAACGAGGAAGAGCATAAGGCTCGGATTGAAATGCTGGAGTACCAAATTGCCGAAATCGAGGCAGCTAATTTAGCGGTGGGTGAAGATAGACAACTTCAACAGGAGCGGGATAAGCTATTGAACCACAAACAGATTGCGGATACCTTGGCTAATTCCTATGCTCTTTTGGATAATGAAGAATTTTCTAGCTTAAATAATCTACGTTCGGCTATGAGCGATTTACAAAGTTTGGAAGAATTTGATCCGGAATATAAATTGCTCTCTACAAGTTTGACGGAAGCCTATTATGTTGTGGAAGATGTGGCAAAACGGTTAAGTGATATTGTTGATGCTTTGGATTTTGATGGCAACCGACTCCTACAACTGGAGAGCCGTCTGGACTTGCTCAACACGATTACAAAAAAATATGGTGGAACAGTTGATGATGTTTTAGCCTATTTTGAAAAAATCACAGAAGAATACAATCTCTTGACGGGAAATACTGTTTCTGATGAAGATCTTGAAAATCACGTCAAGTTATTGGAAAAAGATGTGATTTCCTTGGCCAACCAATTAAGTTCAGCTAGACATGATTTGGCTCAACAATTAGAGTATGTTATTCGTCAAGAATTGCAGGACCTTTATATGGATAAAGCCCAATTTCAGGTTCGCTTTACGAAAGGGAAGTTTAATAGCGAAGGAAATGAAGCTATAGAATTTTATATTTCTACAAACCCCGGTGAAGATTTTAAACCCCTGGTTAGAGTGGCATCAGGTGGTGAGCTGTCTCGATTGATGTTGGCTATCAAATCAGCCTTTGCTCGAAAAGAAGGCAAAACCTCCATTGTTTTTGATGAGGTTGATACAGGTGTATCAGGTCGTGTGGCACAGGCTATTGCCCAAAAAATCCATAAAATTGGACAATTTGGCCAAGTGTTGGCTATTTCGCATTTACCACAAGTCATTGCTATTGCTGATTACCAATTCTACATTGAAAAAGTATCGGATGACCATTCTACGGTCTCAAGGGTTCGTTTGCTCAGTCCTGAAGAACGAATTGAAGAAATTGCGAAGATGTTGGCAGGAGATAGGGTAACTGATGCTGCGAGAGAGCAAGCTAAGCAACTACTTAAATAA
- a CDS encoding neutral zinc metallopeptidase, which translates to MKLDNLRKSSNIEDRRGQSSSGSSYSSGSSGGNVLLGLLFSRLGWKGKLLVLILLLAFGGMSNLGGLLSPSTGTNSYQSSQVTTTGTNVSDADAEFMSKVLGSTEDFWIQEFEANDLTYSAPTMVFYTDQTQTGCGIGSAQAGPFYCSADRKIYIDTSFYQELSSKYKASGDFAMAYVVAHEVGHHVQNELEVLGAYHQKRAQLSDEEGNALNVRLELQADYYAGAWAKYVDGQGILDAGDIDEAMNAAHAVGDDTLQQEAYGRTVPDSFTHGTSEQRKKWFNLGYTYGDLAHADTFSVENP; encoded by the coding sequence ATGAAATTAGATAATTTACGAAAAAGTTCCAATATTGAGGACCGACGTGGCCAATCTAGTTCTGGCTCGTCCTATTCGTCAGGTTCATCGGGAGGAAACGTCTTATTAGGCTTATTGTTTTCACGTCTCGGGTGGAAAGGAAAATTGCTAGTCCTCATCCTACTATTAGCATTCGGTGGAATGTCTAATTTAGGTGGATTGCTCTCTCCTTCTACTGGAACGAATTCTTATCAGTCCAGTCAAGTCACCACCACAGGTACAAATGTGTCTGATGCCGATGCTGAATTTATGAGTAAGGTGTTAGGCTCAACAGAAGATTTTTGGATCCAAGAATTTGAAGCCAATGATTTAACCTACTCAGCACCTACCATGGTTTTCTATACCGATCAGACCCAAACGGGCTGCGGTATCGGATCTGCTCAAGCTGGGCCATTTTACTGCTCAGCTGACCGTAAAATTTATATCGACACATCATTTTACCAAGAATTATCTAGCAAATACAAGGCGTCTGGTGACTTCGCGATGGCCTATGTCGTTGCCCACGAAGTTGGACACCATGTCCAAAATGAATTGGAAGTTCTTGGGGCATACCATCAAAAACGAGCACAATTATCAGATGAAGAAGGAAATGCCCTGAACGTTCGTCTCGAACTGCAGGCTGATTACTATGCTGGGGCTTGGGCTAAATATGTAGATGGTCAAGGTATACTAGATGCTGGGGACATCGACGAAGCCATGAATGCAGCTCATGCTGTCGGCGATGATACCCTACAGCAAGAAGCCTATGGCCGCACCGTTCCAGACAGTTTCACCCATGGAACCTCCGAACAGCGAAAAAAATGGTTTAACCTTGGGTACACCTATGGTGATCTTGCCCATGCAGATACATTTTCAGTAGAAAATCCCTAA